Proteins from one Vanrija pseudolonga chromosome 8, complete sequence genomic window:
- the abcG17-1 gene encoding ABC transporter G family member 17, with amino-acid sequence MPPPWPSLNASSAFYFDKVLRMLRDHAKKVDILHQASNGICDLFDKAMVIAKGHVIDHGRRPLASPFLEDTGFEYMEGANTAEYPNAITAIGERTAREGFDGRVLNLSLSLPSATPEQDLSGHGGRSPRAHGQHSRPPGRDRRPEGAIHTKKAPGDIKSFALRTLLWGQIWAVTIEEVQGALGT; translated from the coding sequence ATGCCCCCCCCCTGGCCTAGCCTGAACGCCTCGAGTGCGTTTTACTTCGACAAGGTGCTCCGCATGCTCAGAGACCACGCCAAGAAGGTCGACATCCTCCACCAAGCGAGCAACGGTATCTGCGACCTGTTTGACAAGGCCATGGTCATTGCAAAGGGCCATGTCATCGACCATGGCCGGCGCCCCCTTGCCAGCCCTTTCTTGGAGGACACAGGCTTTGAGTACATGGAGGGTGCCAACACGGCTGAATACCCTAATGCCATCACAGCGATCGGCGAACGTACCGCCCGGGAGGGCTTTGACGGCCGCGTGCTCAACTTGTCTCTGAGTTTGCCATCTGCTACGCCAGAGCAAGATTTATCAGGACATGGTGGCCGAAGCCCAAGAGCACATGGCCAACACAGCCGCCCGCCAGGCCGAGACCGACGCCCAGAAGGAGCTATCCACACCAAAAAGGCGCCAGGTGACATCAAGTCCTTCGCGCTGCGCACCTTGCTCTGGGGCCAGATCTGGGCTGTCACCATCGAGGAGGTGCAGGGAGCGCTGGGGACATAA
- the CDR2 gene encoding Multidrug resistance protein CDR2 yields the protein MVSRPAATTCYAAAEFLCMAPDLAPYGPGYENGPKGWSVTDSSPGSIYVSGEKYIREVFGFKMDWRNFGLITGFWLHSAFLGMLALTYLADGGIQFMRCKTDGVEASASRDDEDGGIFPE from the exons ATGGTGTCGAGGCCGGCTGCTACTACATGTtacgcggccgccgagttCCTCTGTATGGCACCCGATCTCGCGCCCTACGGCCCCGGCTACGAGAACGGCCCCAAGGGATGGTCGGTTACCGACAGTAGCCCCGGATCGATCTATGTCAGCGGCGAGAAATACATTCGCGAGGTTTTTGGTTTCAAGATGGAC TGGCGCAACTTTGGTCTCATCACCGGTTTCTGGCTACACTCGGCCTTCCTGGGCATGCTGGCGCTCACCTACCTCGCCGATGGCGGCATCCAGTTCATGCGCTGCAAAACTGATGGTGTTGAGGCCTCGGCTtctcgcgacgacgaggacggcggcatTTTCCCTGAGTAG
- the abcG15 gene encoding ABC transporter G family member 15 — MRSLDPGKTALMGVLAAGEDEGEIVGHVLLNGRELPLSLQRATGYPPPILRQRKLAYVDEIIDHLELQDIKDAIIGVSGDVLVSSVSLIGVELVSRPTILFLDKPASRLDGQSSLMSVGLL; from the exons ATGCGTTCCTTGGATCCCGGCAAGACAGCGCTCATGGGCGTACTtgctgccggcgaggacgagggtgagATTGTTGGCCACGTCCTGCTCAACGGCCGGGAGCTCCCTCTCTCATTACAGCGTGCCACTGGCTACC CCCCGCCGATTCTACGCCAGAGGAAGCTTGCCTACGTTGACGAGATAATTGACCATCTCGAGCTCCAGGACATTAAGGACGCCATCATCGGCGTCTCAGGGGATGTCTTGGTGTCGAGCGTGTCACTTATCGGCGTTGAGCTCGTCTCGCGCCCCACTATACTTTTCCTCGACAAGCCCGCTTCCCGTCTCGACGGCCAGAGCTCGTTAATGAGTGTCGGACTCCTCTAG